From Oryza sativa Japonica Group chromosome 4, ASM3414082v1, one genomic window encodes:
- the LOC4336792 gene encoding uncharacterized protein isoform X2 — MLAAAAALRPPFRRARLSTSHGGGGGVTHPLRPRLQRRALACRADLQQDAPFAAAIGACLLASLVLPTSRGRRDDDEEEGEFGATDTRMGVMGIISLLPYFNWLSWIFAWLDSGKRRYLFYAAAYLAPYLRTNLSLSPEESWLPIASIFACILHVQLEASIRTGDIETFRAAVTGEFHQHMNLEKSFVIQISSKGDLMSPTTRNKTNQIGTELKQCRPFSCQAV, encoded by the exons atgctagccgccgccgccgccctccgcccgccCTTCCGCCGCGCCCGCCTGAGCACCTCccatggaggaggcggaggagtgaCGCACCCTCTGCGCCCGCGCCTGCAGCGGCGTGCTTTGGCCTGCCGGGCTGACCTGCAGCAGGAcgcgccgttcgccgccgccatcggcgcCTGCTTGCTAGCCTCCCTCGTGCTCCCGACGTCGAGAGGCCGACGagatgacgacgaggaggaaggggagtttGGCGCGACGGACACGAGGATGGGCGTCATGGGGATCATCTCCTTGCTGCCTTACTTCAACTGGCTG AGCTGGATCTTCGCGTGGCTGGACAGCGGGAAGCGGCGTTATCTGTTCTACGCCGCTGCATACTTGGCTCCTTATCTGAG AACAAATTTATCACTGTCGCCCGAAGAGAGCTGGTTACCTATAGCTAGCATCTTTGCCTGCATTCTCCATGTTCAG CTAGAGGCAAGCATCAGGACTGGTGATATCGAGACCTTCAG GGCAGCGGTAACAGGAGAATTCCATCAGCACATGAATCTAGAGAAAAGCTTCGTAATTCAGATATCTTCAAAAGGAGACTTGATGAGCCCAACGAcgagaaacaaaacaaatcagATTGGAACTGAACTCAAACAGTGTCGTCCTTTCTCTTGTCAAGCTGTTTAA
- the LOC4336792 gene encoding uncharacterized protein isoform X1: protein MLAAAAALRPPFRRARLSTSHGGGGGVTHPLRPRLQRRALACRADLQQDAPFAAAIGACLLASLVLPTSRGRRDDDEEEGEFGATDTRMGVMGIISLLPYFNWLSWIFAWLDSGKRRYLFYAAAYLAPYLRTNLSLSPEESWLPIASIFACILHVQLEASIRTGDIETFRFVQRAWRLIFPSALKEDVQHRNKGKSIRMGSGNRRIPSAHESREKLRNSDIFKRRLDEPNDEKQNKSDWN, encoded by the exons atgctagccgccgccgccgccctccgcccgccCTTCCGCCGCGCCCGCCTGAGCACCTCccatggaggaggcggaggagtgaCGCACCCTCTGCGCCCGCGCCTGCAGCGGCGTGCTTTGGCCTGCCGGGCTGACCTGCAGCAGGAcgcgccgttcgccgccgccatcggcgcCTGCTTGCTAGCCTCCCTCGTGCTCCCGACGTCGAGAGGCCGACGagatgacgacgaggaggaaggggagtttGGCGCGACGGACACGAGGATGGGCGTCATGGGGATCATCTCCTTGCTGCCTTACTTCAACTGGCTG AGCTGGATCTTCGCGTGGCTGGACAGCGGGAAGCGGCGTTATCTGTTCTACGCCGCTGCATACTTGGCTCCTTATCTGAG AACAAATTTATCACTGTCGCCCGAAGAGAGCTGGTTACCTATAGCTAGCATCTTTGCCTGCATTCTCCATGTTCAG CTAGAGGCAAGCATCAGGACTGGTGATATCGAGACCTTCAGGTTTGTTCAGAGAGCTTGGAGGCTTATTTTCCCTAGTGCTCTGAAGGAGGATGTTCAACATAGAAACAAGGGAAAATCAATCAGAATG GGCAGCGGTAACAGGAGAATTCCATCAGCACATGAATCTAGAGAAAAGCTTCGTAATTCAGATATCTTCAAAAGGAGACTTGATGAGCCCAACGAcgagaaacaaaacaaatcagATTGGAACTGA